The Prochlorococcus marinus XMU1404 DNA segment TTTGCCAAAATGAAAAAAATAAAAATTCCAAAAAATAGAATCCGCAAATTAAAAACATTTTCTTTAGGTAAAAAACCATTCGAACTTCTAAGTTTAAATTCGCATAATAAAAAACTCATAGACTTATGCAGCAATGACTATTTTGGATTAAGTAGGGACAAGGATTTAATAAAAGCTGCTTACGAAATAAGCCTTTTAGAGGGTTTGGGTTCAGGAAGCTCTAGGTTTATTACGGGTTCAAGACCAATACATAAATTATTAGAGAAAGAACTTGCAGAGTGGCTTGATAAACAAAAAGTACTACTTTTCCCAAGTGGATTTCAAGCAAACATAGCCGCTATCCAGGCTTTAGCAAACAGAAAAAGTATCGTAATAACAGATAAATTGATCCATAACTCTTTATTAGTGGGAGTCAAAGCTGCTCAAGCAAAACTGGTTCGATTTTCACATAATAATCTAAAAGATTTAGAAGATAAAATTATTAAATCTGACCCTAAAAAAAATTCCATTTTAGTTGTTGTTGAATCTCTTTATAGCATGGAGGGTTCAATTGCTCCGCTAAGAGAAATAACAGAAATTTGCAAAAAAAATAGTGTTCAATTATTAGTTGACGAAGCTCATGCAATTGGGATAATGGGCCCTGAAGGCAGGGGTTTAAGTTTTAATTGCCGTTCGGATATAACTATGATTACTGGAACTTTTGGAAAAGCATTTGGCAGTGGTGGGGCTTTCATCGCTTCAAATTCAGAAGTTGGTGAATATATTATCCAAACAAGTGATGCATTTAGATACACAACCGCGCTTGCTCCATCTTTAGCTGCTGGGGCACTAGAAGGATTGAAAAAAATTTTAGAAAATAAAGAATGGGGTAGTGAATTGTTATCTTCTGCCAAAGTATGGAAAGATGAAATTATTAAAAATTTTATTTTTCCAGTTCAAGGAGATTCTCAAATTTTATCAATTATTGTTGGCCAAGAAGAGAAGGCAATTTATTTACAAAAATATCTTGAAGAAAATGGGTTTTTAGCAATTGCCATAAGACCTCCAACTGTTCCAGTGGGGCAATCTAGAATCAGAATAACAATAAGAAGAAACTTAGATTTTAATCTGCTACAAAATTTCATTGCAGTATTAAAAGAGTTTAAATGAAACAAATTATTACTCAACATGGTTGGGGGCTAAATAAACATTTCTGGTATGATCATAAAGTTGATTTTTTAAAGAATAATTGGCATTGGCAAGATAATGAAAGAGGATATTTTTCGACAGATAATTATCAAGCAACATGGATTAAAAGCGACTCTAAAAAAGAAATCAGAATGACTTTATGCCATTCATATGGTTTTCATTTAATGCAAAAAACCATTTTAAAAGAAGCTACTCATATTGTTCTTATCAACTCTTTTAATAATTTTCTTCCTGTAAGTAATAAGAGAAACTTTATTTTGAGGTCTCTCAAAAGAATGGAAGCAAAAATCATAAAAGATGAATCAAAGGATATGTTGAAAGAATTTATACATAGATCATTCATGCCAAATGATATAAATGATAGTTTTAAAAATATCTTTCTTAAGAATTTAGAAAGTTTAAATAAAAATCTTCTTTTAAATGATTTACAACAACTTTACATCAATAGAGATTTGCCAATTTTTTTAAAAAAAGATTGCAAAATTATTTTTATAAAATCAGAAAATGACTTGATTCTTGATAACGAATCAAATAATAACTTTTTAGATTTCTTGAATAGGACAATTGATAGGAAGCCAATTTTAATCACATTACCTCAACAAGGTCATTGCTTAACTAATTTAAATTTATACGAGATTTTACTTGGAACATTTAAAGATTGAAATGGATAATAAAAAGTGGAATGAGAAAATAAAAAATAATTTCAATGATGCTGCATCTCGATATTTAGAATATTCAAATATTCAGAAGTTTTTTGCAGGAAAGATTGTTCACCTTATCAAAGAATTTAATCCCCAAAAAAAAGGTGAATGGATTGATCTAGGATCAGGTCCAGGGCTATTAGCTGATCAAATAGAAAAAGTTTTTTCTTCCCAAAAAGTATCCAGAATTGATTTCAGCAAAAAAATGCTTCTTGAGAATAAATTATCTAGTAAAAAAATTTTATGGGATTTGAATAATTATTTACCTCATGAAATCAATAACTGTTCTCTAATAACATCAAACTTTTGCATACATTGGTTAAACAACCCAGAAAAGATAATAAAAAATTGGTTCAGTAAATTAATGCCTGGAGGTTTTCTAATTATTTCATATCCAACAAAAGATTGTTTCCCTGAATGGAAAGATACTTGTAGAAAAATTGATATTGAATATAGTGGTCTTAATTTCCTTGGCTCAAAAGAATTATTAAAAGATTTCAGATCAACTGAAATACATTATTCAGAAAAGTTTAATTATCTTGAAAATTTTGAAGATGTATATAAGCTTTTTAGAAGCATTAAAAATGTAGGGGCACAGTCAACAAACTATAAACGCAAAACAGTGAAAGAGTTAAAAGAAATTCAAAAGTTTTGGCCAAAGAATTACAATAATACAGTGAACCTTTCATGGCAAATTGAGATTCAAATCATAAAGAAATTATGAGAAGTCAGGATAGTATTTTCAAATTTATAATTTGTGGAACAGATACTGATATTGGAAAAACTTTAATAAGCTCTTTTTTCGTTAAAGGCTTAAATTCCTTTTATTGGAAGCCTATTCAAAGTGGTATTGAATCGCAAACCGATAGTCAAACTGTTAAGGAGCTTGCACAAGTTAGTAAAGAGAAAATAGTTAAAGAAGCTTATGTCTTTACAAAACCTCTATCTCCTCATTGGGCCGCTGAAATAGATCAAAAAACTATTAACTTTGAAATGTTGAGATTGCCAAAAGTAAAAGGATCACTAATTGTAGAAACTGCAGGCGGATTAATGGTTCCAATAACACGCAATTTTTTGCAAATAGATCAAATAAAACAATGGGATCTTCCCGTAATACTTGTATGTAAGAGCTCACTTGGTACTCTTAACCATACCCTGTTAAGTATTGAGGCCTTAAAACGAAGAAATATTGAGATTTTAGGTTTAGTAGTCAACGGCGAAAAACACATGGATAATCCAAAAACTCTTGTTGATTTTAGTGGTATTCCGTTAATCACTGAATTTCCTTACATCAAAAAAATGGACTCAAAGAATTTAGATATACTATGGAAAGAACTTGACATTAAAAATAAGTTGATCTCACTCATAAATTCAAAAATAAGTTAAATGAAATCTTTGGATTCAAAAGCTCCAAATCAAGATTGGCACCCAAATATTTGGCCACCTTTTACACAAATCAATACAAGCAAACCACAAATAGAAGTAACTCATGGTAAAGATGCCCTTCTATTCACTAAGGATCCTAAAAAAGAACTTATAGACGGAATAAGTAGTTGGTGGGTAACTCTTCATGGTCATAGTAACGAATATATTGCGGATGCCATTTTCGATCAAGCAAAAAACCTTGAGCAAGTTATCTTTGCGGATTTCTTACATCCTCAGGCAAAAAAATTAGCAGAAAGGCTTAGTAAATTAACTAAACTAGAAAGACTATTCTTTTCTGATAACGGCTCTACTGCAGTGGAAGTAGCCTTAAAAATTGCCTTCCAATCATGGCAAAATAGAGGTGAGACAAGATCTCAAATAGTGGCTTTTGATGGTGCATATCATGGTGATACATTCGGAGCAATGGCTTTAGGTGAGAGAAATATTTTTAATGAGAATTTCGATGATCTTATGTTCCCAGTTAGGAGAGTCCCATGGCCATCAACTTGGATGAATGATGAAACAGTAGAAAACAAAGAAAAAGAGGCAATTCAAAATTTAGAAACTCTACTTAAAACTCCCACAGTAGCAGTTATCCTTGAGCCTCTTGTTCAAGGAGCAGGAGGGATGAATATGGTTAGGCCACAGTTTATTAAAAAAGTTTATGAAACTATAAAAAATAATAATTCTTTATTAATTGCCGATGAAGTATTGACTGGGTTTGGAAGATGTGGAAGCCTTTTTGCGTTTCAAAAAGCAAAAATCATTCCTGATTTAATAAGTATTTCAAAAGGCTTAACTGGTGGATTTTTACCGATGGGAATTACTTTATGTAAAGAAAACATTTTTCAATCCTTTATTGATGATTCTCCAAGAAAAACTTTTTGGCATGGACATAGTTTTACTGCAAATCCTTTAGGTTGTGCTGCGGCAAACGCTAGTCTTGATTTATTAGAAAAAGAACCTCAAAAATACCTTTCGCTCGAAAAAAAACATTTATCTTATTTAATTCAATTTAAAAATTTACCATACATAAAAAAAATTAGAGTCTCTGGTACAATTGCAGCCTTCGATTTAGAAATTGGGAAGAAAAAAGGTTATTTCAATAATATTGGGAAAGAAATAAAGAGTCGAGCGATGGAGCAAGGTTTATTTATAAGACCCCTCGGGAACGTTATTTACCTCTTGCCACCCCTTTGTATAACCGATGATCAATTAGAAAAAAGTTACTGGATAATCAGGCAAATCTTAGACAATCTGTAGATAACAAATTTAAGGTCCTTGAAGTATTGCATTTTCTACATCTTCTCTATTAATACAATACGAAAATAGCCTTTTAGTTTCTTGTCCTCCAATTTCCCAGTTAACACTCAAATCTTCTTGTTCAAAAATAATAGTGGCATTCCAATTTGATAGTAAGAGATACCATTTAGATGGATTATTACTATCCTTCACAGCACCTAAATCAGTTAGCCACAATTCCAATGATTGCAGTGAATGTTGGTTAATAGGTTTTTTAGAGTGATTCACAAACTTTTTAAAATAATTATTTTATTAACCAAAGGGGTATTGTATCTAATTCTTTACCAGTAAAAGACGCAATAAAAATTGAACAAATCAAACTAATAGAAATGATCATTATTAAGAGGAATAACGAAAACAATTCTCCATTTGAAAAAGGTCTTCTATTCCCTATTAAATTTTGATTATTAGAATCGATTAATAAATTATTGAAAACGTTAACATTATTTTTTCTTCTAGATTTTTCCTTTAGTTTATCATCATATATTTTCCTCAAATTACTATTATTTAAATTTTCATAAGCTTCTAAAACTTCTTGGAATTTACTTTTAGCAACGTCTATTTCTAATGAAGTTGTATCAGGATGCAACTCTATGGAGAGTCTACAAAATGCCTTTCTTAATTCATGATTTGATGCATTTTCATTTACACCTAAAATTTTGTAATAGGAAGTTTCCCCTTTCAAAATAATCTTTTATTAATATTGTAATTCTAATAAATTTTTTCTAAATAGAATGTTTTTAATGGTGAATTTAAAATTGATATTTATAACGAAATGAAAAAACAAAACATTCCAGAAGAAATCTTTTCCTTAATAAATGAACGAGAAATAAATATGTTTCAAGAGTTACAAATTAAAATTAGAGAATTAAATAATAAAACTAATCTAACGAGATTAATTAATGGCGATGATTATTGGATTTCACAAGTTTTTGACAGCATTTGGCCATTTAAAACTTTCCCTAATATTAATTATGATAATAAAAAATTTTTAGATATTGGATCTGGATGTGGCTTTCCTGGTTTAGCTTATGCCATAACTCATCCTAGTTCAGAGATATACCTTATTGATTCTTCAAAAAAGAAAACAGATGCATTAAAAATCTTAATTAAAAAGATCAATTTCAAAAACAATATTCATGTAATCAATAATCGAATTGAAAACATAGCTCATCAATCTTCATTTAGAAATAGTTTCAATATAGCCACCACTAGAGCGGTGAGTAATCCATCAACAGTTTCAGAATATATACTGCCAATGCTAAACAAAGAGGGGTTGGGAGTTTTATATTGTGGCAAATGGGCTGATGAAGAAAGTAAAAATCTAAATAAAACTTTAGAAATTTTAGAAGGAAAATTTAAAGAGAAAAAGAAAATTTTGTTACCAAGAAATAAGGGTACCCGAAATGTTATTCTTATTGAACCAAAAAATTTTTGCCCTGAAATTTACCCAAGAAAAGTTGGCAAACCTGAAAAAAATCCATTATAAAATTATTTCTCTGATAGTCTTTTAGCAACCCTATCTCCAAACTTTTCTTTTAAAATTCTTAATTTATTTATAACTTTTTTTGGATTTATATGGGCTTCTAAAACTTTTAATAATTGGTCTTCAGATACATCCACATCTAATAAGTTAGCGTTACATCCTGGGAACCAATGACTTCCATTACCAAGCAATTGATATCTAGCTTTTGCAAATCCCTCCAAGTCTAACCACTCTACTAAATTTGAGAGCCAAAGCAGAACAGGAATATTAATATTTCCTGGAGTATATTCCCAACTCGGTAAATTTCTATTCCAATTGTGATACCAATCTAAACCTAAAGAATTAACTGATTCCTGCTTTAATTTGTTTATTATCTTTGGAATATACTTATCAGATTCTGACAACAACGAGACAGCTTCTAAATGAAGATCAAAATCTGCCTCTTTTGCAATACCCACACTAAGAGTATGGACATTTTTATTTCTTAAGCAAAAAAGATCATTAAAAACTATAGGATGAAGTGGACTACAAAGTTCCAACATTTTGTTTGAAGGAGTATGCAGATGTCCCCCTTTATCAGTGGGACTTATTATGAAAACACCAAGATCATACTTATTTGCCAAATTTATAACCTTTGTATTTTCTTGATTGATGAAATACCAGTGCAAATTTACATAATCAAATAAGTTTGTTGATATGGCTTTCTCAATAAGTGAAGATTTTCCATGGGTCGAAAATCCAATAGATCCAAGTAATTTTTTTTTTTGCAAACTCCTTAAAATATCTATACAGCCTCCATCTTTAACAGTCTGATGTAAATGTTCAGCTGTATTAATGCCATGTATTGCTAGCAAATCAATTCTTTTAACTCTTAATTTATCAATACTTGTCATAACTTCTCTTTCAAAAATTTTTGGATCGCTATTTGGAGGTATTTTTGTTTGAATAATGTTTGGGATTTTTTTAGTATTTTGAAAACCCATTCCTAATTGAACCTCAGATGTTCCATAGTATTTGGCAGTTTCTACGTGACTTAAGCCATATTTATTTGCCAGATTTAATATGTTTTCTACTTTATTTTGTTCTTCATATGATATCTCCGAAAAATCTAATTGATCCCAACTTTTTTGAAATCTCATCCCACCCAAAGATAAAATAGGAATGTTTAAATTTGTTCGACCAAATCTCCGATATTGCATCTTTTTGAAATTAGTGCTTATTCATTCTTGGTGGTTTTCCAAATGATTGAAACATGTCCCTATCTAGGCTATTCTCCAAGTCATCCAATTCTTCAAACTTGACCCAGTGAATACAATCAACAGGGCAAGTATCTATAGCTTCTTCTATAAGATCGATACTATCTCCATCTTGTCTAATAGCTCTACTTCTACCATGAAATTCATCAACTATGAAAGTGTTCGAAGCAACGTGTACACAATATTTACAACCAATACATTTTGCCTCATCAACCCATACGGCTTTCTCTGCTAATTGTCCACCTAATACAGGCTCAAAGCCTGTTATTTCGATATTCTCTTCAAAATTATTAAATGGATCTATAGAATCCATATTGTGCTATCAGCTATCCCACTTGGTTAAAACCAACTCAATAGAACCATCATTTTTGTTTTTTTGTTCCACAATTTGGTATCCATCATCTATTGTTTTTGAAATAATTGTTTCGTAAGCATACATTTGAGTAACTTTAGAAATGAATCTTTCAACTGGGATCTCGAATTTCCATAAATCTAAGTCAGTAACTAATTCATAAGCATTTGAATTTTTGTCCCATTTAAACCCAACTTTTGTATTACAAGGTAAATTCATGCTTATATCAACTGGTGTAAATTGGCCTCTATAGCCTTTTACTAACTTTTCTTCTTGATTAATAGGATAACCCAGATTAGTTAAAGCCTTGATTAAGGGTTCGGCTTCTTTAAGCTGGGTTTTTATAGTACTAAAATGTGACATTAGATTCGTTGTTTTGTTGGTTTAAGTTTTCATTTTGATTAGAGATGAAAGCATCAGATGTTTTATTCTTAACTATTACTTTACCGAGAGCATCTTCGAGATTTTTAGTAACTTCATTGCATGAATTACCAGTAAATCCCTCAACAGTCTCTTCAACTCTTCCATCTTGATGAATTTTGAATCTCAATGTTTTTTGAGGCATTAAATTCAAGTACTGAGTACTTTTACTTTATATAGAATAACGAAAATATTTTGTTTCAGTTGGTACAAGTTAATTAATTTTAATTTTTATATTGAATATCTGATAAATTAATTATCTCGGTTGTGAGAGATTTAAGAAAATTAAAAAATTTAGTTATAAAAACCTTGCATCCCCATTGAATCCAAAGCTGTTTTTGCTTCTTCCATAACCGAAGGTTCTTTATCAAAAAGGGCTATCTTAGTACATTCATCAACAAAACTTTCTTGAAATGTATTGTTTAATTTTTCGTACAACCTACATAATGACCAAATGCAATTACTTCTAACACCTGATTCATTATCTATCCTTAAACTTATTAAAAGCTGTTCTGCAGCTAATTGAGCGTTTTCATAAGAAACATTTCCAATTTCAGCTAAAGAACTTGACGACCATAACCTTACTGCAGCAACATCATTCTTCAATGCATTTATTAGCGGCTTTAAAACAATTTGATTATCATAATTAGCCAAACTCCATGCAGTCGCTCTTCTAACATAAGCGTTGTCGTCAGTCTCTAAAAGACTGACAAGTTTCTGGACTGCGCTAGGGAATGGATTACGACCTAAAGCGTATACCGCGCTCATTCTCTCTACAGGACAAGGTTGATCAAGTAAAGGTAACAAAAAAGTAAAAGATCTTTGATCTCTATATTCACAAAATATTCTTAAGCCCTGTATTCTTTCTTCTCTATTACCTCTTAGCATTTTCAAAGCTTCATTACACTCTTGAGCGATATTTAAACCTTTTGAAAAAGAATCTTCATCAATCTGCTCTAATGGATCTACTTCAATTTCTAAAGCCAATTCTTGGGCTAAAATATCCGGATCAACAGCGATTTCAGCTAAGCCTTCTTTATTAGGATCTTTATTTTTTGTCATTTTCAAAAACTAAAAATATTAATTAAGTGGAGCAGGTGACATCATATCTCCGGGTAACCAAATTCTTGCGCTAACAGCAAAGAAGGCAATCCCAAAAAGTGAGACGATAGCAAAAGGTAAGATTTTTGTCTTAATAAATCCCAAAGAGTCAAAATTAATTATCACAATAATAACGTGTTTAAGAGACTTTTTAAAAATAATTCTTAGATAATATTATTTCTTGCATTTTGTCTCAATTGACCACATGCAGCATTTTTATCTAGACCTCTGCTTTTTCGAAAGCTAACAGTGATGCCATTATTAGCAAGTCTAGATTGGAATAGCTGAAGAATTTTTAAAGAGGATCGTTTAAATTCAACACCATCAACTTGGTTGTACTGTATTAAATTTACATGGCATTGAAAACCTTTGAGCAAATTACTCAATTCATTGGCATGTTCTAGTTTGTCATTAACTCCACTTAGCATTAAATATTCAAAACTTACCCTACGACCAGTATCTCTTACAAATTGCTTACAGTCTTCAATTATATTTTTGATGTCATAGTTTTTTGCACTTGGTATGATAGTTTCTCTTATTTTTTGATTTGAAGCATGTAAGCTGATTGCTAATGTAAATTGACAATTACCTAAAATTTGAAAAGATTTTGCTGATAATTTTTTAATCATTCTTGGAACTGCAACAGTACTTACAGTTATCTTTCTCTGGCTAATCTGAAAATCCTCATTTATAGATCTAATTGCAAAAAGCAAATCATCAATATTCAATAAGGGCTCTCCCATACCCATAAAAACAATATTATTCACTTTTCTGTTCATTTCATTTTCAATAAATAAAATCTGATCTAATATTTCACTTGTTTTTAAAGATCTCTTTAAACCCTCCTTACCAGTCGCGCAGAATTTACAGTCCATAGGACATCCCACTTGACTCGATAGACATGCAGTAAGTCGTTTTTCTGTAGGTATGCCAACACACTCAATACTTTCATTGTCAACTGTAGAAAGTAATAACTTTAGAGTGCCATCACTAGCTAAAGTCTTTTCTTGCAAACTAAGTTCGCTTACTTTAAAACCATCATCCTTTAATTTTTTTCTGAAATCCAAAGGTAAAACATCGATTTGATCGATGCTTTTTTTCTTATTTCTATAGTTATAGATCCATTTATAGATTTGGCGGCCTCTGAATGCCGCCTGACCATAATCTAAAGCTACATTTTCTAAATCTTTTATAGAACTTCCAAGAAGATTTTTCAAATTATTTTATCTAAAGTTCGAAACTATTTTCACCATAACAGCAAACCATGTTTAAGAAAGAATTCTGTAAGAATAAGCGCAATAAATCCAACCATAGCCATTCTGCCATTAAGTCTTTCATTATAAAAATGAAATCCATAACGAGGTAATTTTCTTTTGGGAACAATCTCTGGCTTAATCATTGCTTACAACTTAAAAATCTATTCTAGTCCCTAAAAATTATAATAGAAAATATTTACTCATCGGACAAAAGTCCTTCCTCTTGTAATCCTTCTAAAGCAGCAGGATCTGGTAATTGATCTTCAGAAAATTGATTTTCAGCACTTGGTCTCGCAAAGGCAGCAAAATTACTGGAAGAAGGATCAATTCCATGTCGATTCCTAGTAGTTTCAAGATCTTCATCACTAGGATCATCAAGTATTGCACTAGAACTGACTGCTGGTGATTGTGGCATATCAACTGTATAGTCTGGTCTTAAGTTTTGAGCTCTTCTATATCCACCAGATTCTTCTGCGAGAATATCAGGATGGGGGCCAGCCTCTGAAGCTAGTTCCTCTACAAATCCACTAAATCCCGTACCTGCAGGTATTAATCTACCAATAATAACATTTTCTTTTAAACCTCTTAACCAATCAGATTTACCTTCAATTGCAGCTTCTGTTAGAACCCTTGTAGTTTCTTGGAATGAAGCTGCTGATATAAAGCTATCTGTATTAAGTGATGCTTTAGTTATACCCAACAAAACAGGAGTGAATTCTGCTGGAGCTCCTCCTGTGATTGCCATTGCTTGATTTGTATCTTCCACTTGCCTCAACTCTATAAGTTCTCCAGGTAAGAGAGTAGTATCTCCAGCATCTTCTATGCGGACTTTACTTGTCATTTGTCTGACAATAACCTCAATATGCTTATCATCGATTGCAACACCCTGGGACTTATAAACATTTTGGACTTCATTCACCATACTTCTTTGTAGTTTCGATATAGATTCTCGAGCTGCATCAATTAATGGTTTTTCATCTTTTAAATCGCTGAAATAACAATCTAATAATTCATGCGGATTTATTGGACCATCAGTTAAAGATTCTCCCCCTGAGACTTGTTGACCATCACTAACCATAATATTTTTTCCAATTAATAGCTGATACTCGTTAACTGAATCATCTTTTTCAATCACAGATAAAGAAACTGATTCTTCGTCATGTCCTTGTTTAATCTGAACAATTCCTGATTTTTTACTTAAAATTGCAGAATCTCTAGGTCTCCTAGCCTCTAATAATTCTTCAATTCGAGGCAATCCTTGAACAATATCTCCAGTTTTCTGTCTCTCAAACACAAGTAAAGCTAAACCATCTCCCCTAAGAACTAAATCTCCATCCTTGACATGTAAAACAGAATCAGGAGAAACCATATAAGGCCTTCCAAGTCTTAAGGTTACTGAACTACTAGAAATTTCTTCAATTTCTCCACAGGAAGTAGATTTCTCAGATTTACTAACAGGATCACCATCAACTACACGATCACCTACCTTAACTACTGCTTTGGTAGTGATCTTAATTTGAATCTTATCTTCTTCTCTTTCAACAATTAACCTTCTA contains these protein-coding regions:
- a CDS encoding HEAT repeat domain-containing protein, whose product is MTKNKDPNKEGLAEIAVDPDILAQELALEIEVDPLEQIDEDSFSKGLNIAQECNEALKMLRGNREERIQGLRIFCEYRDQRSFTFLLPLLDQPCPVERMSAVYALGRNPFPSAVQKLVSLLETDDNAYVRRATAWSLANYDNQIVLKPLINALKNDVAAVRLWSSSSLAEIGNVSYENAQLAAEQLLISLRIDNESGVRSNCIWSLCRLYEKLNNTFQESFVDECTKIALFDKEPSVMEEAKTALDSMGMQGFYN
- a CDS encoding DUF1257 domain-containing protein, whose translation is MSHFSTIKTQLKEAEPLIKALTNLGYPINQEEKLVKGYRGQFTPVDISMNLPCNTKVGFKWDKNSNAYELVTDLDLWKFEIPVERFISKVTQMYAYETIISKTIDDGYQIVEQKNKNDGSIELVLTKWDS
- the rsmG gene encoding 16S rRNA (guanine(527)-N(7))-methyltransferase RsmG — its product is MKKQNIPEEIFSLINEREINMFQELQIKIRELNNKTNLTRLINGDDYWISQVFDSIWPFKTFPNINYDNKKFLDIGSGCGFPGLAYAITHPSSEIYLIDSSKKKTDALKILIKKINFKNNIHVINNRIENIAHQSSFRNSFNIATTRAVSNPSTVSEYILPMLNKEGLGVLYCGKWADEESKNLNKTLEILEGKFKEKKKILLPRNKGTRNVILIEPKNFCPEIYPRKVGKPEKNPL
- a CDS encoding aldo/keto reductase, translated to MQYRRFGRTNLNIPILSLGGMRFQKSWDQLDFSEISYEEQNKVENILNLANKYGLSHVETAKYYGTSEVQLGMGFQNTKKIPNIIQTKIPPNSDPKIFEREVMTSIDKLRVKRIDLLAIHGINTAEHLHQTVKDGGCIDILRSLQKKKLLGSIGFSTHGKSSLIEKAISTNLFDYVNLHWYFINQENTKVINLANKYDLGVFIISPTDKGGHLHTPSNKMLELCSPLHPIVFNDLFCLRNKNVHTLSVGIAKEADFDLHLEAVSLLSESDKYIPKIINKLKQESVNSLGLDWYHNWNRNLPSWEYTPGNINIPVLLWLSNLVEWLDLEGFAKARYQLLGNGSHWFPGCNANLLDVDVSEDQLLKVLEAHINPKKVINKLRILKEKFGDRVAKRLSEK
- a CDS encoding DUF2997 domain-containing protein, with product MPQKTLRFKIHQDGRVEETVEGFTGNSCNEVTKNLEDALGKVIVKNKTSDAFISNQNENLNQQNNESNVTF
- a CDS encoding aminotransferase class I/II-fold pyridoxal phosphate-dependent enzyme, whose product is MKKIKIPKNRIRKLKTFSLGKKPFELLSLNSHNKKLIDLCSNDYFGLSRDKDLIKAAYEISLLEGLGSGSSRFITGSRPIHKLLEKELAEWLDKQKVLLFPSGFQANIAAIQALANRKSIVITDKLIHNSLLVGVKAAQAKLVRFSHNNLKDLEDKIIKSDPKKNSILVVVESLYSMEGSIAPLREITEICKKNSVQLLVDEAHAIGIMGPEGRGLSFNCRSDITMITGTFGKAFGSGGAFIASNSEVGEYIIQTSDAFRYTTALAPSLAAGALEGLKKILENKEWGSELLSSAKVWKDEIIKNFIFPVQGDSQILSIIVGQEEKAIYLQKYLEENGFLAIAIRPPTVPVGQSRIRITIRRNLDFNLLQNFIAVLKEFK
- the bioA gene encoding adenosylmethionine--8-amino-7-oxononanoate transaminase translates to MKSLDSKAPNQDWHPNIWPPFTQINTSKPQIEVTHGKDALLFTKDPKKELIDGISSWWVTLHGHSNEYIADAIFDQAKNLEQVIFADFLHPQAKKLAERLSKLTKLERLFFSDNGSTAVEVALKIAFQSWQNRGETRSQIVAFDGAYHGDTFGAMALGERNIFNENFDDLMFPVRRVPWPSTWMNDETVENKEKEAIQNLETLLKTPTVAVILEPLVQGAGGMNMVRPQFIKKVYETIKNNNSLLIADEVLTGFGRCGSLFAFQKAKIIPDLISISKGLTGGFLPMGITLCKENIFQSFIDDSPRKTFWHGHSFTANPLGCAAANASLDLLEKEPQKYLSLEKKHLSYLIQFKNLPYIKKIRVSGTIAAFDLEIGKKKGYFNNIGKEIKSRAMEQGLFIRPLGNVIYLLPPLCITDDQLEKSYWIIRQILDNL
- a CDS encoding DUF3143 domain-containing protein, giving the protein MNHSKKPINQHSLQSLELWLTDLGAVKDSNNPSKWYLLLSNWNATIIFEQEDLSVNWEIGGQETKRLFSYCINREDVENAILQGP
- a CDS encoding J domain-containing protein encodes the protein MKGETSYYKILGVNENASNHELRKAFCRLSIELHPDTTSLEIDVAKSKFQEVLEAYENLNNSNLRKIYDDKLKEKSRRKNNVNVFNNLLIDSNNQNLIGNRRPFSNGELFSLFLLIMIISISLICSIFIASFTGKELDTIPLWLIK
- the rlmN gene encoding 23S rRNA (adenine(2503)-C(2))-methyltransferase RlmN, whose amino-acid sequence is MKNLLGSSIKDLENVALDYGQAAFRGRQIYKWIYNYRNKKKSIDQIDVLPLDFRKKLKDDGFKVSELSLQEKTLASDGTLKLLLSTVDNESIECVGIPTEKRLTACLSSQVGCPMDCKFCATGKEGLKRSLKTSEILDQILFIENEMNRKVNNIVFMGMGEPLLNIDDLLFAIRSINEDFQISQRKITVSTVAVPRMIKKLSAKSFQILGNCQFTLAISLHASNQKIRETIIPSAKNYDIKNIIEDCKQFVRDTGRRVSFEYLMLSGVNDKLEHANELSNLLKGFQCHVNLIQYNQVDGVEFKRSSLKILQLFQSRLANNGITVSFRKSRGLDKNAACGQLRQNARNNII
- the bioD gene encoding dethiobiotin synthase, yielding MRSQDSIFKFIICGTDTDIGKTLISSFFVKGLNSFYWKPIQSGIESQTDSQTVKELAQVSKEKIVKEAYVFTKPLSPHWAAEIDQKTINFEMLRLPKVKGSLIVETAGGLMVPITRNFLQIDQIKQWDLPVILVCKSSLGTLNHTLLSIEALKRRNIEILGLVVNGEKHMDNPKTLVDFSGIPLITEFPYIKKMDSKNLDILWKELDIKNKLISLINSKIS
- a CDS encoding ferredoxin encodes the protein MDSIDPFNNFEENIEITGFEPVLGGQLAEKAVWVDEAKCIGCKYCVHVASNTFIVDEFHGRSRAIRQDGDSIDLIEEAIDTCPVDCIHWVKFEELDDLENSLDRDMFQSFGKPPRMNKH
- a CDS encoding methyltransferase domain-containing protein codes for the protein MDNKKWNEKIKNNFNDAASRYLEYSNIQKFFAGKIVHLIKEFNPQKKGEWIDLGSGPGLLADQIEKVFSSQKVSRIDFSKKMLLENKLSSKKILWDLNNYLPHEINNCSLITSNFCIHWLNNPEKIIKNWFSKLMPGGFLIISYPTKDCFPEWKDTCRKIDIEYSGLNFLGSKELLKDFRSTEIHYSEKFNYLENFEDVYKLFRSIKNVGAQSTNYKRKTVKELKEIQKFWPKNYNNTVNLSWQIEIQIIKKL